A genomic window from Centroberyx gerrardi isolate f3 chromosome 14, fCenGer3.hap1.cur.20231027, whole genome shotgun sequence includes:
- the LOC139931179 gene encoding cytosolic sulfotransferase 3-like — protein sequence MSLTLDKMDLPPRPKLFDFHGVSMSHYFTDNWDKVQSFQARPDDILIATYPKAGTTWVSYILDLLYFGQTYSERQTSIPIHERVPFLEIDIPTEYTGTDLAEKLPTSPRLIKTHLPVQFVPKSFWEQNCRIVYVARNAKDNAVSYFHFDRMNKVQPEAGDWSSFLQRFMEGKMVFGPWYDHVTGWWEKKQTHSKIHYMFYEDLIEDTGREIDSLCSFLGLSPSAEEKERVRGGVQFDNMKKDNMANYSTVGVMDFKISPFMRKGKVGDWKNHFTVAQSEQFDEDYKNKMKNPMQQFRTEV from the exons ATGTCACTTACCCTGGACAAG ATGGATTTACCTCCTCGGCCAAAATTATTTGATTTCCACGGAGTCTCAATGAGCCACTATTTCACAGACAACTGGGACAAAGTTCAAAGTTTCCAGGCCAGGCCAGATGATATACTTATTGCAACATATCCTAAAGCAG gaACCACATGGGTCTCTTATATCCTTGACCTGCTATATTTTGGTCAGACATATTCAGAGCGTCAGACATCCATCCCTATTCACGAGAGAGTGCCTTTCCTGGAGATCGACATCCCGACTGAATACACAG GAACAGATTTGGCAGAGAAGCTCCCCACCTCTCCTCGCCTCATTAAAACTCATCTTCCAGTTCAATTTGTGCCCAAGTCCTTCTGGGAGCAGAACTGCAgg ATTGTCTATGTGGCCCGTAATGCCAAGGACAATGCAGTGTCCTATTTCCACTTTGACCGGATGAACAAGGTGCAGCCTGAAGCAGGAGACTGGAGCAGCTTTCTGCAGAGGTTCATGGAGGGAAAGA TGGTGTTCGGTCCCTGGTATGACCATGTGACTGGCTGGTgggagaagaaacagactcaTTCCAAAATCCATTACATGTTTTATGAAGATCTGATTGag GATACTGGACGGGAAATAGACAGTCTCTGCTCCTTTCTTGGTTTGTCTCCGTCAGccgaggagaaggaaagagtgagagggggagTGCAGTTCGACAATATGAAGAAAGACAACATGGCCAACTATTCAACGGTTGGAGTTATGGATTTCAAGATTTCTCCCTTTATGAGAAAAG GAAAGGTTGGTGACTGGAAGAACCATTTCACTGTGGCCCAGAGTGAACAGTTTGATGAAGACTACAAGAACAAGATGAAGAACCCAATGCAACAGTTCCGTACTGAAGTGTAG
- the nr2c2 gene encoding nuclear receptor subfamily 2 group C member 2 isoform X1 gives MMSGSPQRFQVISTEPATTPQRIQIVTDQQTGQKIQIVTAMNPSSAPKQQFILTTADGSGTGKVILASPDSNNTKQLIFTAADSLMPGRIQIVTDPVSMERLLGQSGDLNRPQPVEYCVVCGDKASGRHYGAVSCEGCKGFFKRSVRKSLTYSCRSKQDCVINKHHRNRCQFCRLRKCLEMGMKTDSVQSERKPIDLLPREKHANCAASTQKIYIRKDLNSPLIATPTFISDTETDGSRSSLLDQGMLVNIQQPVIQTDGTLLLATDSKMESGQGDLGTLANVVTSLANLSDSLNENLNNGDTSDSQQEEQSASEITRAFDTLAKVLNPPEAGLGQCLADKSQCVSGATIQLIGRDQETPIIEVEGPLLTDSHVSFKLTMPSPMPEYLNVHYICESASRLLFLSMHWARSIPAFSALGQEANTSLVRACWNELFTLGLAQCAHVMNLSTILAAIINHLQSSIQDDKISGERVKQVMEHIWKLQEFCNSMTRVETDTYEYAYLKAIVLFSPDHPGLDSCSQIEKFQEKALMELQDYVQKTYPDDTYRLTRILTRLPALRLMNSSITEELFFTGLIGNVSIDSIIPYILKMETAEYNSQDSDPTE, from the exons ATGATGAGTGGTTCTCCGCAGCGCTTTCAGGTCATCTCCACTGAGCCTGCTACAACACCACAGCGAATACAG ATTGTAACTGACCAGCAGACAGGTCAGAAGATCCAGATAGTGACAGCGATGAACCCGTCCAGTGCTCCCAAGCAGCAGTTCATCCTGACCACGGCTGACGGCTCAGGGACGGGCAAGGTGATCCTGGCCTCCCCAGACAGCAACAACACTAAGCAGCTCATCTTTACCGCTGCAGACAGCCTGATGCCAGGAAGGATACAG ATTGTCACAGATCCTGTGTCAATGGAGCGGTTGCTAGGACAGTCAGGGGATTTGAACCGACCGCAGCCAGTGGAGtactgtgtggtgtgtggagaTAAGGCTTCAG GTCGTCACTATGGAGCGGTCAGTTGTGAAGGATGTAAAGGCTTCTTCAAGAGGAGCGTAAGGAAGAGCCTGACCTACAGCTGCCGCAGTAAACAGGACTGCGTCATCAATAAACACCACCGCAATCGCTGCCAGTTCTGTCGACTGAGGAAATGCCTCGAGATGGGGATGAAGACTGACT CTGTGCAGAGTGAGAGGAAGCCCATCGATCTGCTGCCCAGAGAGAAGCACGCCAACTGTGCTGCCTCCACCCAAAAGATCTACATTCGCAAGGACCTCAACAGTCCGCTCATCGCCACGCCAACCTTCATCTCcgacacagagacagatggcTCCAG GTCCAGCCTGCTGGACCAGGGGATGCTGGTTAACATCCAGCAGCCCGTCATCCAGACCGATGGAACTTTGCTGCTGGCCACTGACTCAAAG ATGGAGTCGGGGCAGGGGGACTTGGGGACGCTAGCCAATGTGGTGACATCACTGGCAAACCTGAGTGACTCACTAAACGAGAATCTAAACAACGGTGATACCTCAGACAGCCAGCAGGAGGAGCAATCTGCCAGCGAGATAACACG TGCCTTTGACACCCTGGCCAAAGTCCTGAACCCACCAGAAGCAGGGCTGGGACAGTGCCTGGCAGATAAGTCCCAGTGCGTCAGTGGAGCGACCATCCAGCTGATTGGTCGAGACCAGGAGACCCCCATCATCGAAGTGGAGGGGCCACTGCTCACAGACAGCCACGTCAGCTTTAAG CTGACCATGCCCAGCCCAATGCCTGAGTATCTGAATGTACACTATATCTGTGAGTCAGCAtcccgcctcctcttcctctccatgcaCTGGGCACGCTCCATCCCCGCCTTCTCAGCTCTTGG tcagGAGGCAAACACCAGTTTGGTGCGAGCTTGCTGGAATGAGTTGTTCACTCTGGGCCTGGCTCAGTGCGCTCATGTGATGAACCTGTCAACCATCCTAGCTGCCATCATCAACCACCTTCAGAGCAGCATCCAGGATG ACAAGATTTCAGGGGAGAGAGTGAAGCAGGTGATGGAGCATATCTGGAAGTTGCAGGAGTTCTGTAACAGCATGACGAGGGTGGAGACAGACACCTACGAATACGCCTACCTCAAGGCTATAGTGTTGTTCAGCCCAG ACCACCCAGGCCTGGACAGCTGCAGCCAGATCGAGAAGTTCCAGGAGAAGGCCCTGATGGAGCTGCAGGACTATGTGCAGAAGACCTATCCAGATGACACCTACAG GCTGACCCGTATCCTGACGCGTCTCCCGGCCCTTCGCCTCATGAATTCAAGCATCACAGAGGAGCTCTTCTTCACTGGCTTGATAGGTAACGTCTCTATAGACAGCATCATTCCCTACATCCTCAAGATGGAGACGGCTGAGTATAACAGCCAGGACTCTGACCCTACAGAATGA
- the wdr46 gene encoding WD repeat-containing protein 46 has translation MASAGEATLEDSHVGKKKKPSSRYWQETQEDGKSESQSKSQNDGEKSKRALQQKEKRMQGAKKRKHGGDPRGGKKLISGKSDPFPGPAPVPEERLKKFRRKEKSKLPPRHRHKLREVVAQSEVVSEMAQKQAARFDLLLPEDAGFLEGDEDEDTCTISQDDIADAVDITSGAKYFNLNLSQFGPYRLDYSKTGRHLLLGGRRGHVACLDWQSKQLMCEINVMESVNDVKWLHSEHMYAVAQKKWLYIYDSNGIELHCIRKFNDVLRMQFLPYHFLLATASATGFLQYLDVSVGKEVAAICTKAGRLDVMCQNPQNAIIHLGHSNGTVTLWSPNQKEALVKMLCHQGGVRSVTADKTGTYMVTSGMDKKLKVYDIRAFKPLQSYFLPAGASSLSLSQRGLLSAATGDIVQVYRDVWSTAVTKPYMAHRVRGTVWGLHFCPFEDVLGVGHGEGFTSMLVPGAGEPNFDGLDANPYRSAKQRQEWEVKALLEKIQPDLISLDPGQLGQVDQASYEQRHQDRVQALGFDPLAKEKFTPRLKTKGRSSSGKVEKRKKQVAHEDQRDVIRTAVEDKMKIEKERKEREKKEKALSGQRSALDRFKK, from the exons ATGGCGTCGGCTGGAGAGGCAACGTTGGAAGATTCACAcgtggggaaaaagaaaaag CCTTCATCGCGTTACTGGCAGGAGACACAGGAGGACGGGAAGAGCGAAAGTCagtcaaaaagtcaaaatgACGGAGAAAAGAGTAAACGGGCTCtgcagcagaaagagaaaaggatgCAGGGAGCAAAGAAGAGAAAGCACGGAGGAGATCCAAGAGGTGGAAAGAAACTCATATCAGGG AAATCTGACCCGTTCCCTGGGCCTGCTCCAGTTCCAGAAGAGAGACTTAAGAAGTTtcggaggaaagagaaaagtaaACTG CCTCCCCGTCATCGACACAAGCTGAGAGAGGTTGTGGCTCAGTCGGAGGTCGTCTCAGAAATGGCCCAGAAACAGGCTGCACGATTCGACCTTCTCCTTCCAGAGGATGCAGG GTTCCTAGAGGGGGACGAGGATGAGGACACATGTACAATCTCCCAGGACGACATTGCAGATGCTGTGGATATAACATCCGGGGCAAAG TATTTTAATCTTAACCTGTCTCAGTTTGGGCCGTATCGATTGGATTACAGCAAGACTGGACG CCACCTGCTACTTGGTGGGAGGAGAGGTCATGTAGCTTGTCTAGACTGGCAGTCCAAACAGCTGATGTGTGAGATAAACGTGATGGAGTCTGTCAATGATGTGAA GTGGCTCCATAGTGAGCACATGTATGCAGTGGCTCAGAAGAAGTGGCTATATATCTACGACTCTAATGGAATTGAGCTTCATTGCATTCGCAAATTCAACGATGTCCTTCGCATGCAGTTCCTCCCCTACCACTTTTTGCTGGCCACAGCG AGTGCCACAGGTTTCCTGCAGTACCTGGATGTGTCTGTGGGAAAGGAGGTGGCGGCCATCTGCACCAAGGCCGGCCGGCTTGACGTGATGTGCCAGAACCCTCAAAATGCCATCATCCACCTGGGCCACTCCAATGGCACCGTCACCCTCTGGTCCCCCAAccagaaagaagcccttgtcAAGATGCTCTGCCACCAGGGTGGTGTGCGCTCCGTCACTGCTGACAAGACTGGCAC GTACATGGTGACGTCGGGCATGGACAAGAAGCTGAAGGTCTATGACATCAGAGCCTTCAAGCCCCTCCAGTCCTACTTCCTGCCTGCTGGAGCTTCCAGTCTGTCGCTGAGCCAGAGGGGGCTGCTGTCTGCAGCCACAGGGGACATCGTCCAG GTGTACCGGGATGTGTGGAGTACTGCAGTGACCAAACCCTACATGGCACACAGAGTGCGGGGAACAGTGTGGGGGCTTCACTTCTGTCCCTTTGAGGACGTCCTCGGGGTCGGGCATGGAGAGGGCTTCACCAGCATGCTGGTACCAG GTGCTGGTGAGCCCaactttgacggtctggatgcaAATCCATACCGCAGTGCAAAGCAGAGGCAGGAGTGGGAGGTCAAGGCTTTATTGGAGAAGATCCAGCCAGATCTGATAAGCCTAGACCCAGGCCAGCTGGGCCAGGTTGACCAAGCTAGCTACGAGCAAAGGCACCAAGACAGAGTCCAAGCTCTG ggcTTTGACCCACTTGCCAAAGAGAAATTCACGCCCAGGTTAAAGACGAAAGGTCGGAGTTCTAGTGGCAAAGTTGAAAAGCGGAAGAAGCAAGTGGCTCATGAGGACCAGAGG GATGTGATCAGGACAGCAGTGGAGGACAAGATGaagatagaaaaagaaagaaaggagagggagaagaaagagaaggcatTATCTGGCCAGAGGTCGGCTCTGGACAGATTcaagaaatag
- the b3galt4 gene encoding beta-1,3-galactosyltransferase 4 — MVGRGLWVCKPRFGKRGNRLGLLPFLCAVIVAAALFALLFVDLIESWVTSMSMNAVVEPHAGIIPPQSVPPTRPEEFLLMPSPLVCQRAKPYLITMVTSAPANQRARQAVRDTWGGEVEVRGLRVMTLFMVGVASDPGLSKLLIEEARERGDLIQGRFVDTYSNLTLKTLSMLGWARRFCPQAHFMAKVDDDVLFNPSALLHFLNRSRNPYEQGDLYLGRVHLHVAPDRDPDSKHYLPSGAYPPSVFPDYCSGTAYVLSRSALLKVSLAAAASPLSTPLPPEDVFVGLCARTAGVLPSHCPLFSGGPGVPYGRCCYQAMVSIHHIPPREMLRYWADVHSSPPCSWLSLHASLGVCKVRAMLGTALGLEQGL, encoded by the coding sequence ATGGTGGGACGGGGGCTCTGGGTGTGTAAGCCCCGGTTTGGAAAGCGAGGGAACAGGCTCGGGCTTTTGCCTTTTCTCTGCGCGGTGATAGTGGCCGCGGCGCTGTTCGCGCTGCTCTTCGTGGACCTCATTGAATCATGGGTCACCTCTATGAGCATGAACGCCGTGGTGGAGCCGCACGCCGGCATCATCCCCCCGCAGAGCGTCCCTCCTACCAGACCCGAGGAGTTCCTGCTCATGCCCAGCCCGCTTGTCTGCCAGCGTGCCAAGCCATACCTCATCACTATGGTTACCTCGGCTCCTGCCAATCAGAGAGCTCGCCAGGCTGTCAGGGACACTTGGGGTGGGGAGGTCGAGGTGAGGGGCCTCCGGGTCATGACCCTGTTCATGGTGGGTGTGGCGTCTGACCCCGGACTGTCCAAGCTGCTGATAGAGGAGGCCCGTGAGCGAGGAGACCTGATCCAGGGCCGTTTTGTGGACACCTATTCCAACCTGACGCTGAAGACCCTGTCCATGCTGGGCTGGGCCCGCAGGTTCTGCCCTCAGGCCCACTTCATGGCCAAAGTGGACGATGATGTCCTGTTCAACCCGAGCGCCCTGCTGCACTTCCTGAACAGGAGCCGAAACCCCTACGAACAAGGAGACCTGTACCTCGGCAGGGTGCATCTCCACGTGGCTCCGGACCGGGACCCGGACAGCAAGCACTACCTCCCATCCGGAGCTtaccctccctctgtctttccagACTATTGCAGTGGTACAGCCTATGTCCTGTCCCGCTCTGCTTTGCTCAAAGTGTCTCTGGCAGCCGCTGCATCGCCTTTATCCACGCCTCTGCCCCCTGAGGATGTGTTTGTGGGCCTGTGTGCCCGTACGGCCGGGGTGCTGCCCTCACACTGTCCCCTCTTCTCTGGTGGGCCGGGTGTGCCATACGGGCGCTGCTGCTATCAGGCCATGGTGTCCATCCATCACATCCCACCCAGGGAGATGCTGCGCTACTGGGCTGATGTGCATTCGTCACCCCCCTGCTCCTGGCTGAGCCTACACGCTTCCTTGGGGGTCTGCAAAGTCAGGGCCATGCTTGGGACGGCTCTGGGGCTGGAGCAGGGACTGTGA
- the LOC139931180 gene encoding cytosolic sulfotransferase 2-like: MELPPRPKLFDFHGVSMTKYFTDNWDNVQNFKARPDDILIASYPKAGTTWVSYMLDLLYFGQTSPERQTSIPIHERVPFLEINSLSLPTGTDLAEKLPTSPRLIKTHLPVQLVPKSFWEQNCRIVYVARNAKDTAVSYFHFGRMNMLQPEPGDWSSFLQRFMEGKMVFGPWYDHVTGWWEKKQTHSKLLYLFYEDLIEDTGREIDRLCSFLGLSPSAEEKETVIRGVQFDNMKKNKMTNYSTVQVMDLNVSPFMRKGKVGDWKNHFTVAQSEKFDEDYNKKMKNPMQQFRTEV; the protein is encoded by the exons ATGGAGCTGCCACCTCGGCCCAAACTGTTTGACTTTCATGGAGTTTCCATGACCAAATACTTCACTGACAACTGGGACAATGTACAGAACTTCAAAGCGAGACCAGATGATATTCTTATAGCTAGTTACCCCAAAGCAg GAACCACATGGGTCTCTTACATGCTTGACCTTCTGTATTTTGGTCAGACATCTCCAGAGCGTCAGACATCCATCCCTATCCATGAGAGAGTGCCTTTCCTGGAGATTAACAGCCTGTCTCTACCCACAG GAACAGATTTGGCAGAAAAGCTCCCCACCTCTCCTCGCCTCATCAAAACTCATCTACCAGTCCAGTTGGTGCCCAAGTCCTTCTGGGAGCAGAACTGCAGG ATTGTCTATGTGGCCCGTAATGCCAAGGACACTGCAGTGTCCTACTTCCACTTCGGCCGCATGAACATGCTTCAGCCAGAGCCAGGAGACTGGAGCAGCTTTCTGCAGAGATTcatggagggaaaga TGGTGTTTGGACCCTGGTATGACCATGTGACTGGCTGGTgggagaagaaacagactcaTTCCAAACTTCTTTATCTGTTCTATGAAGATCTGATCGAG GACACTGGGAGAGAGATAGACCGTCTCTGCTCCTTTCTTGGTTTGTCTCCTTCAGCCGAGGAGAAGGAAACAGTCATAAGGGGAGTGCAGTTtgacaatatgaaaaaaaacaaaatgaccaaCTATTCCACCGTCCAAGTTATGGATCTCAATGTTTCTCCCTTCATGAGAAAAG GAAAGGTTGGTGACTGGAAGAACCATTTCACTGTGGCCCAGAGTGAAAAGTTTGATGAAGACTACAATAAAAAGATGAAGAACCCAATGCAACAATTCCGTACTGAAGTGTAG
- the nr2c2 gene encoding nuclear receptor subfamily 2 group C member 2 isoform X2 — translation MNPSSAPKQQFILTTADGSGTGKVILASPDSNNTKQLIFTAADSLMPGRIQIVTDPVSMERLLGQSGDLNRPQPVEYCVVCGDKASGRHYGAVSCEGCKGFFKRSVRKSLTYSCRSKQDCVINKHHRNRCQFCRLRKCLEMGMKTDSVQSERKPIDLLPREKHANCAASTQKIYIRKDLNSPLIATPTFISDTETDGSRSSLLDQGMLVNIQQPVIQTDGTLLLATDSKMESGQGDLGTLANVVTSLANLSDSLNENLNNGDTSDSQQEEQSASEITRAFDTLAKVLNPPEAGLGQCLADKSQCVSGATIQLIGRDQETPIIEVEGPLLTDSHVSFKLTMPSPMPEYLNVHYICESASRLLFLSMHWARSIPAFSALGQEANTSLVRACWNELFTLGLAQCAHVMNLSTILAAIINHLQSSIQDDKISGERVKQVMEHIWKLQEFCNSMTRVETDTYEYAYLKAIVLFSPDHPGLDSCSQIEKFQEKALMELQDYVQKTYPDDTYRLTRILTRLPALRLMNSSITEELFFTGLIGNVSIDSIIPYILKMETAEYNSQDSDPTE, via the exons ATGAACCCGTCCAGTGCTCCCAAGCAGCAGTTCATCCTGACCACGGCTGACGGCTCAGGGACGGGCAAGGTGATCCTGGCCTCCCCAGACAGCAACAACACTAAGCAGCTCATCTTTACCGCTGCAGACAGCCTGATGCCAGGAAGGATACAG ATTGTCACAGATCCTGTGTCAATGGAGCGGTTGCTAGGACAGTCAGGGGATTTGAACCGACCGCAGCCAGTGGAGtactgtgtggtgtgtggagaTAAGGCTTCAG GTCGTCACTATGGAGCGGTCAGTTGTGAAGGATGTAAAGGCTTCTTCAAGAGGAGCGTAAGGAAGAGCCTGACCTACAGCTGCCGCAGTAAACAGGACTGCGTCATCAATAAACACCACCGCAATCGCTGCCAGTTCTGTCGACTGAGGAAATGCCTCGAGATGGGGATGAAGACTGACT CTGTGCAGAGTGAGAGGAAGCCCATCGATCTGCTGCCCAGAGAGAAGCACGCCAACTGTGCTGCCTCCACCCAAAAGATCTACATTCGCAAGGACCTCAACAGTCCGCTCATCGCCACGCCAACCTTCATCTCcgacacagagacagatggcTCCAG GTCCAGCCTGCTGGACCAGGGGATGCTGGTTAACATCCAGCAGCCCGTCATCCAGACCGATGGAACTTTGCTGCTGGCCACTGACTCAAAG ATGGAGTCGGGGCAGGGGGACTTGGGGACGCTAGCCAATGTGGTGACATCACTGGCAAACCTGAGTGACTCACTAAACGAGAATCTAAACAACGGTGATACCTCAGACAGCCAGCAGGAGGAGCAATCTGCCAGCGAGATAACACG TGCCTTTGACACCCTGGCCAAAGTCCTGAACCCACCAGAAGCAGGGCTGGGACAGTGCCTGGCAGATAAGTCCCAGTGCGTCAGTGGAGCGACCATCCAGCTGATTGGTCGAGACCAGGAGACCCCCATCATCGAAGTGGAGGGGCCACTGCTCACAGACAGCCACGTCAGCTTTAAG CTGACCATGCCCAGCCCAATGCCTGAGTATCTGAATGTACACTATATCTGTGAGTCAGCAtcccgcctcctcttcctctccatgcaCTGGGCACGCTCCATCCCCGCCTTCTCAGCTCTTGG tcagGAGGCAAACACCAGTTTGGTGCGAGCTTGCTGGAATGAGTTGTTCACTCTGGGCCTGGCTCAGTGCGCTCATGTGATGAACCTGTCAACCATCCTAGCTGCCATCATCAACCACCTTCAGAGCAGCATCCAGGATG ACAAGATTTCAGGGGAGAGAGTGAAGCAGGTGATGGAGCATATCTGGAAGTTGCAGGAGTTCTGTAACAGCATGACGAGGGTGGAGACAGACACCTACGAATACGCCTACCTCAAGGCTATAGTGTTGTTCAGCCCAG ACCACCCAGGCCTGGACAGCTGCAGCCAGATCGAGAAGTTCCAGGAGAAGGCCCTGATGGAGCTGCAGGACTATGTGCAGAAGACCTATCCAGATGACACCTACAG GCTGACCCGTATCCTGACGCGTCTCCCGGCCCTTCGCCTCATGAATTCAAGCATCACAGAGGAGCTCTTCTTCACTGGCTTGATAGGTAACGTCTCTATAGACAGCATCATTCCCTACATCCTCAAGATGGAGACGGCTGAGTATAACAGCCAGGACTCTGACCCTACAGAATGA
- the mrps25 gene encoding small ribosomal subunit protein mS25: MPMKGRFPIRRTLEYLQKGDIIFKNRVRVMTVNYNTHGDLSDGARKFVFFNIPQIQYKNPWVQVVMFKNMTPSPFLKFYLDEGEQVLVDVEGKDHKQISQHVKKILGKTEDVLQAEALAKMEASNPANFGPKKYCVKECICEVEGQVPCPGTMPLPKEMTGKYRTQMAASQD; encoded by the exons ATGCCTATGAAAGGAAGGTTTCCGATCAGAAGAACCCTGGAATATCTCCAGAAAGGCGACATcatctttaaaaacagagtgagGGTCATGACGGTGAATTACAACACGCATGGAGATCTCAGCGACGGAGCAAG AAAGTTTGTATTCTTCAATATTCCTCAAATCCAGTACAAAAACCCATGGGTCCAAGTAGTAATGTTCAAGAACATGACGCCTTCACCGTTCCTGAAGTTCTACCTGG ATGAAGGGGAGCAGGTGCTCGTGGATGTGGAAGGGAAGGACCACAAACAAATTTCACAGCATGTTAAGAAGATTCTAGGCAAGACAGA AGACGTGTTACAGGCAGAGGCTCTAGCCAAGATGGAAGCCTCCAACCCTGCCAACTTTGGTCCAAAGAAGTACTGTGTGAAGGAGTGTATCTGTGAGGTGGAGGGCCAGGTGCCGTGTCCTGGCACCATGCCGCTGCCCAAAGAGATGACTGGCAAATACCGCACCCAGATGGCCGCTTCACAGGACTGA